A section of the Triticum dicoccoides isolate Atlit2015 ecotype Zavitan chromosome 7A, WEW_v2.0, whole genome shotgun sequence genome encodes:
- the LOC119331636 gene encoding uncharacterized protein LOC119331636: MRLVPVLSALAMVLLGFVLGFTFPASMTPNLQCGVLPWSGSSAANSSSSDGSFLGRLWAPLFRNSSSTSNATSGIVNAARRPEGAGRLPPGIVVSESDLHLRRLWGSPTKDAPVRKYLLTMAVGYKERVNVNATVQKFSDKFDVVLFHYDGHTTEWDDEFQWSKEAVHVSARKQTKWWFAKRFLHPSIVAPYDYVFLWDEDLGVENFNAEAYIDIVKKHGLEISQPALDATKGHKAYDVSVKRNSGEMHKTGAGGEKCPDVHQRPCSGFVEVMAPVFSRDAWRCVWHMIQNDLVHGWGLDFNFWRCVDDPEEQFGIVDAQYVVHHGVPTLRDQGNGEKQGSRAKVKDRQYAEMHAFDSRMNNADKELDNSTARSSSSQP; this comes from the exons ATGAGATTAGTCCCGGTTCTGTCGGCGTTAGCCATGGTGTTGTTGGGGTTCGTCCTCGGCTTTACTTTCCCGGCATCGATGACGCCCAAT CTTCAGTGTGGTGTACTGCCTTGGAGTGGCAGCAGTGCTGCAAACTCCAGCTCCAGTGACGGCAGCTTCCTGGGCAGACTCTGGGCACCATTATTCAGGAACAGCAGTAGCACCTCAAATGCCACTTCAGGG ATTGTGAATGCTGCAAGGAGACCAGAAGGTGCAGGGAGGTTACCGCCGGGCATCGTGGTTTCGGAGTCCGATCTTCACCTGCGCCGGCTGTGGGGATCCCCTACCAAG GACGCGCCGGTTCGGAAGTACCTCCTGACAATGGCGGTAGGGTACAAGGAGAGGGTCAATGTCAATGCAACTGTTCAAAAG TTCTCGGACAAGTTCGACGTGGTGCTGTTCCACTACGACGGCCACACGACGGAGTGGGACGACGAGTTCCAGTGGTCCAAGGAGGCCGTCCACGTCAGCGCCAGGAAGCAGACCAAATG GTGGTTCGCCAAGAGGTTCCTTCACCCGAGCATTGTGGCTCCGTACGACTACGTGTTCCTGTGGGACGAGGACCTCGGCGTAGAGAACTTCAACGCCGAAGC GTACATTGACATCGTGAAGAAGCACGGGCTGGAGATCTCGCAACCGGCGCTGGACGCCACCAAGGGCCACAAGGCGTACGACGTCTCCGTCAAGAGAAACTCCGGCGAGATGcacaa GACGGGTGCAGGGGGGGAGAAGTGCCCCGACGTGCACCAGCGGCCGTGCAGCGG GTTCGTGGAGGTGATGGCGCCGGTCTTCTCCAGGGATGCTTGGAGATGCGTGTGGCATATGATCCAG AATGATCTGGTTCACGGTTGGGGTCTCGACTTCAACTTCTGGAGATGTGTCGAT GACCCTGAAGAGCAATTTGGCATCGTGGACGCACAATATGTTGTCCATCATGGAGTGCCCACACTCAGAGATCAG GGTAACGGAGAAAAGCAAGGAAGCAGGGCCAAG GTGAAAGACCGGCAATACGCGGAGATGCACGCCTTTGACTCAAGAATGAACAATGCCGACAAGGAGCTGGACAACTCTACCGCTAGATCATCATCATCCCAACCCTAA